A genome region from Bemisia tabaci chromosome 3, PGI_BMITA_v3 includes the following:
- the LOC109031163 gene encoding uncharacterized protein produces MQTKVLFVLLLACTAAVSADQKVPLQKRADGVISNLLDFTGSLTKNIVDKAVSGGHTSINAISGIINYSLDSAKSLTNTLLRRDLGMTMTMPRYNMPNPNSYSAYDTLGAMLAKAQTDLNNSWDAANTLTRDMRPNLSDRGLAILNMYMRELRTSRASYNNALSNAADLYASLSANPDLNDQDLVNLLQDQYGLEMIDYAQQARRLGNVIKNNGFDL; encoded by the exons ATGCAGACCAAAGTCCTCTTCGTTTTGCTCCTGGCGTGCACC gCCGCCGTATCTGCCGACCAGAAGGTCCCTCTGCAGAAGAGAGCTGATGGTGTAATTTCCAACTTATTGGATTTCACGGGATCTCTGACCAAAAATATCGTCGACAAAGCGGTTTCAGGAGGTCACACG AGTATAAACGCCATCTCGGGGATCATCAACTACAGTCTGGACTCGGCGAAAAGCCTCACCAACACCCTGCTCCGCCGTGATCTAGGCATGACCATGACCATGCCGCGCTACAACATGCCCAACCCGAACTCCTACTCGGCCTACGACACCTTGGGCGCCATGCTCGCCAAAGCCCAGACCGACCTGAACAACTCCTGGGATGCCGCCAACACGCTGACCAGGGACATGCGCCCCAACCTCTCCGACCGCGGACTGGCAATCCTGAACATGTACATGAGAGAACTGCGCACCTCTCGTGCTTCATACAACAACGCCCTCAGCAACGCGGCCGACCTCTACGCCAGCCTGTCCGCCAACCCCGACCTCAACGACCAGGACTTAGTGAACCTCCTCCAGGACCAGTACGGTTTGGAGATGATCGACTACGCCCAGCAGGCTCGCCGTCTCGGTAACGTCATCAAAAACAACGGATTCGACTTGTAG